The following coding sequences lie in one Arachis hypogaea cultivar Tifrunner chromosome 9, arahy.Tifrunner.gnm2.J5K5, whole genome shotgun sequence genomic window:
- the LOC112710801 gene encoding serine/arginine-rich splicing factor SR30 translates to MARRSSRTIYVGNLPGDVRLREVEDLFYKFGPIVDIDLKIPPRPPGYAFVEFEDIRDAEDAIYYRDGYNFDGFRLRVELAHGGRGHTSSVDRYSSYSGSSSSRGVSRRSDYRVLVTGLPPSASWQDLKDHMRRAGDVCFSQVFRERGGMTGIVDYTNYDDMKYAIRKLDDSEFRNAFSRSYIRVREYDRRSYSRSPSRDSRRSYSRSLSRSPYVSRSRSYSRSPSYSDRSRSWSPKPKHSRRSLSRSRSVSRSRSPYSSPRPYSRSQSPRSM, encoded by the exons ATGGCTAGACGGTCTAGTCGCACAATTTATGTTGGCAATCTTCCTGGCGATGTTCGCTTGAGGGAAGTAGAGGATCTTTTCTACAag TTTGGTCCTATTGTTGACATTGATCTGAAGATTCCTCCGAGACCACCAGGTTATGCCTTTGTGGAG TTTGAGGATATCCGTGATGCTGAAGATGCCATTTACTATAGAGATGGTTACAACTTTGACGGTTTTCGCTTACGG GTTGAACTTGCACATGGTGGACGGGGTCATACATCATCAGTAGACCGCTATAGTAGCTATAGTGGTAGTAGCAGTAGCCGCGGAGTTTCCAGGCGTTCCGATTATCGTG TTCTTGTCACAGGATTACCCCCTTCTGCTTCATGGCAAGACCTGAAA GATCATATGCGAAGAGCTGGTGATGTGTGTTTTTCTCAAGTCTTCCGTGAGCGTGGTG GTATGACTGGGATAGTGGATTATACAAATTATGATGACATGAAATATGCT ATAAGGAAGCTTGATGACTCGGAATTCAGAAATGCCTTTTCTCGGTCATACATACGG GTCAGGGAATATGATCGCCGGAGTTATTCTAGAAGCCCCAGTCGTGATTCAAGGAGGAGCTATTCGAGAAGCCTCAGCCGCAGTCCATATGTGTCGCGAAGTCGAAGCTATAGTCGAAGTCCTAGCTATAGTGACAGGAGCAGAAG TTGGTCTCCAAAACCAAAGCATTCTCGGCGTTCGTTATCTCGCTCAAG